In Candidatus Cohnella colombiensis, one DNA window encodes the following:
- a CDS encoding TerC family protein — MDLMDQVWVFIEIMIINIVLSGDNAIVIALVGRRLPSNQRRSAVWWGALAAILLRVILTIGAVLLLHIPFLQTVGALLLFAIALQLLVDNREHSTKVQVAVTLAGAIWTIVVADFVMSLDNVLAVAAVAGGDTVILIIGIVMSIPIIIWGSSFIMRLMDRLPGMIYVGGALLAYTASEMIVMDPGIKKITSGVSQTTWDVFPYASIALLLAIALLIRRRASS; from the coding sequence ATGGATTTGATGGATCAGGTGTGGGTGTTCATTGAAATTATGATCATTAATATCGTACTCAGTGGTGATAATGCGATCGTAATTGCGTTAGTCGGGCGCAGATTGCCTTCAAATCAAAGAAGAAGTGCAGTGTGGTGGGGTGCACTAGCAGCAATATTATTGCGGGTCATATTGACGATTGGTGCTGTGTTATTATTACATATTCCATTTCTTCAGACTGTAGGAGCTTTGTTGCTCTTTGCAATTGCGCTGCAACTGCTCGTTGATAATCGAGAACACTCTACGAAGGTACAGGTGGCAGTGACCTTGGCTGGAGCAATATGGACGATCGTCGTTGCTGATTTCGTCATGAGTCTCGATAATGTACTAGCCGTAGCCGCGGTAGCAGGTGGTGATACTGTCATTCTAATTATTGGTATCGTAATGAGCATACCCATTATTATTTGGGGGAGTTCATTTATTATGCGCTTGATGGATCGACTGCCGGGAATGATTTATGTAGGAGGAGCGCTACTCGCTTATACAGCATCTGAAATGATTGTAATGGATCCTGGAATAAAAAAAATAACGTCAGGTGTGTCGCAAACAACGTGGGACGTATTCCCCTATGCCTCTATTGCTCTATTGCTCGCAATCGCTTTGCTTATTCGCCGTCGCGCATCTTCATGA
- the thiI gene encoding tRNA 4-thiouridine(8) synthase ThiI, protein MKYDLILVRFGEITMKGKNRNRFEKMLLTQIQAALSDFTALTYERAYARVYIQLNGESYEPIALRLKDIFGILSFSPVVRVVHELEAIRASALHLFRGLQPTPKTFKVSVNRGWKQFPHTSLEMNHLVGAHILRNTAELSVNVRQPEAELKLDIQFEGTFIYCVVEKGAGGFPLGMNGKAMLLLSGGIDSPVAGWMALKKGLAIEAVHFHSYPYTSEQAKEKVITLAKRLSYYSGRIKLHLVPFTELQTRLAQTKHESLIITLMRRSMLQITERLADRSNALAIVTGDSLGQVASQTLASMNVIGRSTVLPLLRPLVMMDKQDIIEIAERIETFQTSILPFEDCCTLFVPKSPAIHPSMKQVEKAEGMLGADLERLIEEAVQHTETLILTEKTVSEQQATAQHNEDSEDTEKRVLADPDQSTGRTTPSEDEWF, encoded by the coding sequence ATGAAATACGATCTAATATTAGTACGCTTCGGTGAAATTACGATGAAGGGTAAAAATCGCAATCGATTTGAGAAAATGTTGCTGACGCAAATCCAGGCAGCTTTGAGCGATTTTACTGCGCTAACCTATGAGCGTGCTTACGCCAGAGTTTATATTCAATTGAATGGTGAAAGCTATGAGCCGATCGCTTTGAGATTGAAGGATATTTTCGGAATATTATCGTTCAGTCCTGTCGTTCGTGTAGTGCATGAGCTCGAAGCCATTCGTGCGTCCGCATTGCATTTATTTCGTGGACTGCAGCCAACTCCAAAAACATTTAAGGTGAGTGTGAACCGAGGGTGGAAGCAATTTCCACATACATCGCTAGAGATGAATCATCTAGTCGGTGCGCACATCCTTCGTAATACAGCGGAGCTCAGTGTCAATGTGCGACAACCAGAAGCTGAACTAAAGCTGGATATCCAATTCGAGGGCACATTTATCTATTGTGTCGTTGAGAAAGGCGCTGGTGGGTTTCCATTAGGAATGAACGGTAAAGCGATGCTGTTGTTGTCTGGTGGCATTGACAGTCCGGTCGCAGGCTGGATGGCGCTTAAAAAAGGATTAGCAATTGAGGCTGTCCATTTCCATAGCTACCCCTATACGAGTGAGCAGGCGAAAGAGAAAGTAATCACACTCGCGAAGCGATTGTCCTATTATAGTGGTCGGATCAAGCTTCATCTTGTTCCGTTCACAGAATTGCAAACACGATTGGCGCAAACGAAGCATGAGAGCTTGATAATTACGCTGATGCGACGTTCGATGCTTCAAATTACGGAAAGACTAGCTGATCGCAGTAATGCACTTGCGATTGTGACCGGAGATAGCTTGGGACAGGTAGCAAGTCAGACGCTTGCGAGCATGAATGTCATAGGGCGGTCGACGGTGCTTCCATTGCTTCGACCACTCGTTATGATGGACAAGCAAGACATTATTGAAATCGCTGAACGAATCGAAACATTTCAAACCTCGATATTGCCCTTTGAAGATTGTTGCACACTATTTGTTCCGAAATCGCCGGCGATTCATCCTAGCATGAAGCAAGTGGAGAAGGCTGAGGGGATGCTTGGAGCGGATTTGGAGCGATTAATCGAGGAAGCTGTTCAACATACCGAAACACTTATATTAACGGAAAAGACAGTTTCAGAACAACAAGCAACAGCGCAGCACAACGAGGACAGCGAGGACACTGAGAAGAGAGTGCTTGCTGATCCAGATCAATCAACTGGACGGACGACACCATCTGAAGACGAATGGTTTTAA
- a CDS encoding cysteine desulfurase family protein gives MRTYYCDHSASTPMYLKVIDTVSELMKLHYANPGSLHRAGTDAMKLMERARVSIAERFGATPSEVVFTSGGTESNNLAIQGSLLSTTRPTKHIVTTAIEHASVYETARQLQGHGIEVTFVPVDSFGKVNVDHIERAIRKDTVLISVMHVNNEVGTIQPIEQIAKAVASHPHVRFHVDGVQAIGKVPFVWKEAGVHIYTGSAHKLGGPKGVGFLLVKEGIHLSSILNGGGQESGVRSGTPNVPGIVGTSQAVRLTMESMALRREKMYELRRKLIHKIENIPELIINGYGMEATEDQVAPHIVNLSYPGMRPEVLVHTLEELGVFVSTQSACSSKSLKPSRVLLAMGKGEDCATGSIRISFGDELNEQDIEEIAVRLQMAVTKLKPLERSRR, from the coding sequence ATGCGTACTTATTATTGCGATCATAGTGCTTCAACACCGATGTATTTGAAGGTCATCGACACTGTTTCTGAGCTTATGAAGCTTCATTATGCAAATCCAGGGTCGCTTCATCGTGCAGGCACGGACGCGATGAAATTGATGGAACGTGCTCGTGTAAGTATTGCAGAAAGGTTCGGAGCAACCCCTTCGGAAGTTGTATTTACATCTGGAGGCACAGAAAGCAATAATCTTGCGATACAAGGCTCTTTACTGAGTACAACAAGACCGACGAAGCATATTGTAACGACAGCGATAGAGCATGCATCTGTGTATGAAACTGCTCGTCAACTACAGGGTCATGGTATTGAAGTAACGTTCGTGCCCGTTGACAGCTTCGGTAAAGTTAATGTTGACCATATAGAAAGAGCAATTCGCAAAGATACGGTGCTCATAAGTGTAATGCACGTCAACAATGAAGTCGGAACGATTCAGCCGATTGAACAGATCGCCAAGGCCGTTGCATCTCATCCGCATGTGCGATTTCATGTGGATGGTGTACAGGCCATCGGAAAAGTGCCCTTTGTGTGGAAAGAAGCAGGAGTTCACATCTATACAGGATCAGCACATAAGCTAGGTGGTCCGAAAGGTGTCGGTTTTTTACTCGTAAAAGAAGGGATACATCTTTCTTCGATATTAAATGGTGGTGGCCAAGAATCAGGCGTACGCTCGGGAACGCCGAATGTACCGGGAATTGTCGGCACTTCGCAAGCTGTGCGATTGACAATGGAAAGTATGGCCCTACGACGGGAAAAGATGTATGAGCTTCGTCGTAAACTCATTCATAAGATTGAGAATATTCCTGAACTAATCATAAATGGATACGGGATGGAAGCGACTGAAGATCAAGTAGCGCCACATATTGTCAATCTTTCTTATCCGGGTATGCGCCCTGAGGTGCTTGTACACACGCTTGAAGAGCTAGGTGTGTTCGTATCTACACAATCTGCATGCTCTTCAAAGAGCTTAAAGCCATCTCGGGTGTTGCTTGCTATGGGAAAGGGCGAAGATTGTGCGACAGGTAGTATTCGAATTAGTTTTGGTGATGAGCTTAACGAACAGGATATCGAAGAAATAGCGGTGCGATTACAGATGGCAGTTACGAAGTTGAAGCCGCTTGAGAGGAGTAGACGATGA
- a CDS encoding lytic transglycosylase domain-containing protein: protein MNVSTDPRIVKQMLLAQWSSGVNPLASSTTDSSDATGTTVFDMLLQQYMNSNEQNASSGSSSLNSLLSLEAIGHMSTSSVWSGQLANSSGSFSAYDELILAAGNKYGVEPALIKGVIQSESSFNANAVSSAGAKGLMQLMDGTARGLGVSNSFDPEQNIDGGTRFLSYLLRKYDGNIGVALAAYNAGPGRIDRLGITNDQDLAAAYEQLPQETQNYISKVLGATQNWRIAG from the coding sequence GTGAATGTATCGACAGATCCTCGTATCGTCAAGCAAATGCTTCTCGCACAGTGGAGCTCCGGAGTAAACCCGCTAGCAAGCTCGACGACTGACTCGTCGGATGCTACTGGTACAACTGTGTTCGATATGTTATTGCAGCAATATATGAATTCGAATGAGCAGAATGCATCCTCAGGATCATCCTCTCTAAATTCATTGCTGTCATTAGAAGCCATTGGCCACATGTCTACATCATCAGTTTGGTCTGGACAATTAGCGAATTCATCAGGCTCGTTCTCAGCATATGATGAACTGATCCTTGCTGCTGGTAATAAATACGGTGTTGAACCTGCATTAATTAAAGGTGTTATTCAATCTGAATCTTCCTTCAATGCGAATGCTGTTTCATCGGCTGGAGCGAAAGGGCTCATGCAATTAATGGATGGTACAGCTCGTGGTTTAGGGGTTTCGAATTCCTTTGATCCTGAGCAGAACATTGATGGCGGAACGAGGTTTCTTTCATACCTGTTGCGCAAATATGATGGCAATATTGGTGTAGCTCTTGCAGCTTATAATGCTGGGCCAGGTAGAATTGATCGACTGGGCATCACTAACGATCAAGATTTAGCAGCAGCTTATGAGCAATTGCCTCAAGAAACACAGAACTACATTTCTAAAGTGCTTGGTGCGACTCAGAACTGGCGCATTGCTGGCTAA
- a CDS encoding DUF1540 domain-containing protein encodes MPKGVACSVSNCAFWDAGNQCGAKEITIEIDGHANKHWTEEFAQEFEGHQDNASTSSVTCCLTFRSKLSDDART; translated from the coding sequence TTGCCAAAGGGTGTCGCATGCAGTGTGAGTAATTGTGCGTTCTGGGACGCAGGCAATCAGTGTGGAGCGAAGGAAATTACGATTGAAATTGATGGTCACGCGAATAAGCATTGGACTGAGGAGTTTGCGCAGGAATTTGAAGGACACCAGGATAACGCGTCGACTTCTTCCGTCACTTGCTGCTTAACGTTCCGATCTAAGCTGTCTGATGATGCCAGGACCTAA
- a CDS encoding DUF3907 family protein, whose product MSAMNTKELAESSRSKLKTAIEEIEQFLNANALPQLVQDHNEQAVSFYSGLLSDMRHLLVFSEVAYEKLGAVLRRPNFDIELAERALYEVYHNGVNSFFYPRNECYSEDGRYAYTGQDAIRFRTKPVRAARDVVLSISRVYEELRDDLSYYESDYLTHRRMQGQSK is encoded by the coding sequence ATGTCGGCAATGAATACTAAAGAACTTGCTGAATCCAGTCGCAGTAAATTGAAGACAGCAATTGAAGAAATTGAACAATTTTTAAATGCGAATGCTTTACCTCAGCTCGTCCAAGATCATAACGAACAAGCAGTCAGCTTTTACAGTGGTCTGTTATCAGATATGCGTCATTTGCTCGTTTTTTCTGAAGTCGCTTATGAGAAGCTTGGTGCAGTGCTAAGACGCCCGAATTTCGATATCGAATTAGCTGAGCGTGCATTGTACGAAGTGTATCATAATGGTGTAAATTCATTTTTCTATCCGAGAAATGAATGCTACTCCGAGGATGGTCGCTATGCATATACGGGTCAAGATGCGATTCGATTCCGTACGAAGCCAGTCCGTGCTGCACGTGATGTTGTGCTTAGCATTTCGCGTGTATATGAGGAGCTTCGTGACGATCTCTCCTATTATGAAAGTGACTACTTAACGCATCGTCGTATGCAAGGTCAATCCAAGTAA
- a CDS encoding S8 family peptidase: MRRPLLYGTFFVLAAVLFTIPLIATPRVHTPLNQQASPNRISTAGEKHFKQLTVQNDMKATEMLSRAQIVRDLKSFLSVSPGKRPTLSNWVKQHPEIMRAEWSRGAKKQQTGTLSSELETMAKKPLSEAYSHIRRNKAYVSPTFTFDKESYYVIAVTSSSKESLIALVNADVIQSVERHQLRNLRLVPYPSEGRYRIESVLPNSTSDTTVRTGEDNGNASHYSVDEVVVKFRKTLTDRELLELRKTLGLTVVRHTREIYIFRSTKMKTEELMTYFRKHWNPEFVEPHYLYMTNELPSGQPIVPNDTLYSEYQWNLPEIATEYGWDLSKGSKDIVVAVIDTGVQADHPDLQGRLVEGVNIVDPSSPPDDDVGHGTHVAGIIAAEVNNNEGVAGMTWYTKIMPIKSLDSSGAGSTYSVAEGIIWAVDHGANIINMSLGNYAEADFLHDALKYAYDHGVLLVAASGNDNTDRPGYPAAYPEVLAVAATEPDESRAEYSNFGDYIDIAAPGSSIPSTYIGSRYAALSGTSMACPHVAALGSLVQAINPKLSNAEIMDILKHTAKDLGAVGKDNEFGFGQIDVTSALQAAGGQSQSLQLLPNQFRKELERLKVQ; the protein is encoded by the coding sequence ATGCGTCGACCGCTGCTATATGGAACTTTTTTTGTACTTGCCGCTGTATTATTCACAATTCCACTAATCGCGACTCCTAGAGTTCATACTCCGCTCAATCAGCAGGCTTCACCGAATCGCATCTCAACTGCTGGAGAAAAGCATTTCAAACAGTTGACGGTACAAAATGATATGAAAGCGACCGAAATGCTATCGCGTGCACAAATTGTACGTGACCTAAAATCATTCCTGAGTGTCAGTCCTGGTAAACGACCTACATTATCGAATTGGGTAAAGCAACATCCCGAAATTATGCGTGCTGAGTGGTCGCGTGGTGCTAAGAAGCAACAAACAGGCACACTTTCCTCTGAATTAGAAACAATGGCTAAAAAACCACTTTCCGAAGCTTATTCGCACATCCGTCGCAATAAAGCGTATGTTTCCCCCACATTTACATTCGATAAAGAAAGCTATTATGTCATCGCAGTGACCTCTTCATCAAAAGAAAGTCTGATCGCCTTGGTCAATGCAGACGTCATCCAGTCCGTAGAACGTCATCAACTCCGTAACCTGCGTCTCGTTCCATATCCATCTGAAGGTCGTTATCGTATCGAATCCGTCTTACCAAATTCAACTTCAGATACAACGGTTCGAACAGGAGAAGACAATGGCAACGCCAGCCATTATTCTGTCGACGAGGTCGTCGTGAAATTTCGCAAAACGTTAACGGATCGCGAATTGTTGGAGCTTCGTAAAACACTGGGGCTAACCGTCGTTCGTCATACACGTGAAATCTATATTTTCCGTTCTACAAAAATGAAAACTGAAGAGCTTATGACCTATTTCCGCAAACATTGGAACCCTGAATTTGTTGAACCTCACTACCTATACATGACGAATGAGCTACCATCGGGACAGCCTATCGTGCCAAATGACACGCTTTATTCTGAATATCAGTGGAATTTACCTGAGATAGCAACTGAATATGGATGGGATTTAAGTAAAGGCAGCAAAGATATTGTTGTCGCAGTCATCGATACGGGAGTTCAAGCTGATCATCCCGATCTTCAAGGGCGATTAGTTGAAGGGGTGAATATTGTTGATCCCTCTAGTCCACCCGACGATGATGTCGGTCATGGAACCCATGTAGCAGGTATTATCGCCGCAGAGGTAAACAACAACGAAGGTGTTGCGGGAATGACCTGGTATACGAAAATTATGCCCATCAAGTCGCTCGATAGCTCCGGAGCAGGTTCAACCTATTCGGTTGCTGAGGGAATCATATGGGCTGTTGATCACGGCGCTAATATTATCAATATGAGCTTAGGCAACTACGCGGAAGCGGATTTTCTTCATGATGCATTGAAATATGCGTATGATCACGGTGTGCTCCTCGTTGCCGCAAGCGGAAACGATAATACTGACCGCCCTGGCTACCCTGCCGCGTACCCTGAGGTGCTTGCTGTTGCCGCTACCGAGCCCGATGAATCGCGAGCAGAATATTCTAACTTTGGCGATTATATTGACATCGCTGCACCAGGCTCCTCGATTCCGAGCACATATATCGGTAGTCGCTACGCCGCATTATCCGGAACCTCGATGGCATGTCCGCATGTTGCTGCTTTAGGATCATTAGTTCAAGCGATAAATCCAAAGCTGAGCAACGCTGAGATTATGGATATATTAAAGCATACAGCGAAAGATCTCGGAGCAGTTGGTAAAGATAACGAATTCGGTTTCGGCCAAATTGATGTGACTTCGGCACTACAGGCTGCAGGTGGTCAAAGCCAATCGTTACAGCTACTTCCGAACCAATTCCGCAAAGAATTAGAGCGATTAAAAGTGCAATAG